A stretch of Apostichopus japonicus isolate 1M-3 chromosome 9, ASM3797524v1, whole genome shotgun sequence DNA encodes these proteins:
- the LOC139974015 gene encoding fibrinogen-like protein 1, with product MKIMTLEQRVHFQILFWITGSLLLQLTSAQPENNHETTKQTTDSSIFFYQQPGFPRDCKEVRDQCELSNSSGIFLIKPDTCVEPFEVYCDSSHDAGGWTVIHRRFENGSVEFNRNWESYKNGFGFFSHEFYLGNEKISLLTNQNKYELIFEITTSNGSTFQQSYENFRIGDEFSNYKLVSLERNSGTLFQFSHFVDCQDAYTSGFIDNGIYKIKPNNWPGSAFNVYCNMTDGGGWIVVQRRVDGSVDFYLDWDNYKQGFGNLNSEFWIGNEKLHFLTNAKRQEIRIDLVNRNGAPYFAKFDHFRINNETDNYRLSVVGTYSGTADSRSNPDGYALRYHLARPFSTYDRDNDPWSGNCAINRHGAWWYNECAASNFNGEYFGPRDSYRSIEWETLPGSIYNIQFTEMKIRPFAG from the exons TCTGCTCAGCCAGAAAACAACCACGAGACCACCAAGCAGACTACAG ATTCATCCATTTTCTTCTACCAACAACCCGGGTTCCCCAGAGACTGTAAGGAAGTCCGAGATCAATGTGAATTAAGTAATTCAAGtggaatttttttaattaaaccaGACACTTGTGTCGAACCTTTCGAAGTATATTGCGACAGTTCTCATGATGCCGGTGGTTGGACG GTCATTCATCGTCGGTTTGAGAATGGATCGGTTGAGTTTAACCGTAACTGGGAGAGTTACAAAAATGGCTTCGGCTTTTTCTCTCACGAATTTTACCTTGGCAATGAGAAAATATCTTTGCTgaccaatcaaaacaaatacgaACTGATATTTGAGATTACAACTTCAAATGGTTCTACATTTCAACAGTCTTACGAGAACTTTCGAATTGGGGATGAGTTTAGCAACTACAAGTTAGTGAGCCTTGAAAGAAACTCTGGAACATTATTCCAATTCTCTC ATTTTGTTGATTGTCAAGACGCATATACCTCTGGCTTTATTGATAATGGAATCTACAAGATAAAGCCGAACAACTGGCCTGGATCAGCTTTTAATGTTTATTGTAATATGAccgacggaggaggatggatt GTCGTTCAACGTCGCGTTGACGGAAGCGTCGATTTCTACCTCGACTGGGATAACTATAAGCAGGGCTTTGGAAATTTAAATTCCGAATTTTGGATTGGAAATGAAAAGCTGCATTTCTTAACGAATGCAAAAAGACAAGAAATACGAATTGATTTGGTGAACAGGAATGGAGCTCCATACTTTGCCAAGTTTGACCACTTTCGCATTAATAACGAGACGGACAACTACCGCTTATCAGTAGTCGGAACTTACAGCGGAACAGCTG ATTCTAGAAGCAATCCTGATGGTTACGCATTGCGTTATCATCTGGCCCGCCCGTTCAGCACCTACGACCGTGACAACGATCCGTGGAGTGGCAACTGTGCCATTAATCGACACGGAGCTTGGTGGTATAATGAATGTGCAGCTTCTAACTTCAACGGAGAATACTTTGGACCCCGCGACAGTTATCGAAGCATCGAATGGGAGACATTACCAGGAAGCATCTACAATATCCAGTTTACGGAAATGAAGATTCGTCCCTTTGCGGGTTAA
- the LOC139974016 gene encoding uncharacterized protein isoform X1 — MVAYHLFHRSIHILQDFEQMYGDQVANNFLMKWGGTFPLHLEVHSMYSPTQLCGTFSLNLKKQKSLRNMHPCTVSLHWFTYCRLSTQGKVENAVEMTMSVTSSPGNQSEQMWKNMQGKANSAVNSHTSWPLEAM, encoded by the exons ATGGTAGCCTACCACTTATTTCATAGGTCTATTCAC ATTTTGCAAGACTTTGAGCAGATGTATGGAGATCAGGTCGCCAAtaactttttgatgaaatgggGGGGAACATTCCCGCTTCATTTGGAAGTACATAGCATGTACTCACCAACTCAGCTCTGCGGGACCTTCagtttgaatttgaagaaacagaaaagtcTGAGG aACATGCATCCATGTACGGTCTCTTTGCATTGGTTCACCTATTGCCGTCTTTCAACACAAGGAAAAGTGGAAAATGCAGTCGAGATGACAATGTCCGTTACTTCATCGCCTGGCAACCA aTCGGAACAAATGTGGAAGAATATGCAAGGAAAAGCCAACTCAGCAGTAAATAGCCACACCTCTTGGCCATTGGAAGCAATGTGA
- the LOC139974016 gene encoding uncharacterized protein isoform X2 — MYGDQVANNFLMKWGGTFPLHLEVHSMYSPTQLCGTFSLNLKKQKSLRNMHPCTVSLHWFTYCRLSTQGKVENAVEMTMSVTSSPGNQSEQMWKNMQGKANSAVNSHTSWPLEAM, encoded by the exons ATGTATGGAGATCAGGTCGCCAAtaactttttgatgaaatgggGGGGAACATTCCCGCTTCATTTGGAAGTACATAGCATGTACTCACCAACTCAGCTCTGCGGGACCTTCagtttgaatttgaagaaacagaaaagtcTGAGG aACATGCATCCATGTACGGTCTCTTTGCATTGGTTCACCTATTGCCGTCTTTCAACACAAGGAAAAGTGGAAAATGCAGTCGAGATGACAATGTCCGTTACTTCATCGCCTGGCAACCA aTCGGAACAAATGTGGAAGAATATGCAAGGAAAAGCCAACTCAGCAGTAAATAGCCACACCTCTTGGCCATTGGAAGCAATGTGA